A single window of Aphidius gifuensis isolate YNYX2018 linkage group LG1, ASM1490517v1, whole genome shotgun sequence DNA harbors:
- the LOC122847603 gene encoding calpain-2 catalytic subunit-like: protein MENQGIYQAHAYAITGSEIINVNSVLTHRLIRIRNPHGIKASEALIGAIKYDPSIKHSLLGLKVDEESWILLEDYVKFFATLDICNLTPNNINPDVFTDDHTAKLALTTVEGRWMGGIFDDYVRNNAEILDTNPQYRMTLKRHHEDNKTYSILIGLSLKHREDLKLVTDSIFNDDKNLPKPLNSGCKKCMDEIMRSKRGRFNGGQVGYRLELPPGVYYILPLIMNTIKRATYFLQILSEEKDILEVYDRDVNVPKMKDQFQKISETVSSCKKNRKVYKEFQNRYTKTADFKALYLILKNPKVSTNRLCKRPIQLDGLSLNLQKLFSSEKFGSRKRLSIEAIEHIFSTSANIFIKYDVSKSGFVPYTRMKRMLDEFGYELPYTIIEILVDTYRDESRIYYDKFIQCFVHMSLIFGKIEKKLSENNGQEFNVCFDDLLHKFWLKMESRKLYTTLSLEEAIASLSDDIQKQTFQAKSTYYRSNIFMY from the exons ATGGAAAATCAGGGCATTTATCAAGCTCATGCTTATGCTATCACAGGTTCAGAAATCATAAATGTTAATTCCGTACTTACACATCGTCTGATACGAATCCGTAATCCACATGGTATTAAAGCAAGCGAGGCCTTGATTGGCGCTATTAAATATGATCCATCAATTAAACACAGTTTGCTTGGATTGAAAGTTGATGAAGAAAGTTGGATACTATTGGAAgattatgtaaaattttttgccACCCTTGACATTTGTAATTTGACACCTAATAATATAAATCCTGATGTTTTTACTGATGATCATACAGCAAAACTAGCATTAACAACTGTTGAGGGAAGATGGATGGGTGgaatatttgatgattatgTTAGAAATAATGCAGAAATTTTGGATACTAATCCTCAATACCGTATGACACTGAAACGGCATCATGAAGATAACAAAACATATAGCATTCTTATTGGATTATCATTGAAACACCGAGAGGATTTAAAATTAGTAACTGATTCTATT TTCAATGATGACAAAAATTTGCCAAAACCATTGAACAGTGGTTGCAAGAAGTGTATGGATGAGATAATGAGATCAAAAAGAGGCCGATTTAATGGGGGTCAGGTTGGTTATCGATTAGAGTTACCACCTggtgtatattatattttaccaCTTATCATGAATACAATAAAAAGAGCAACATATTTTCTACAAATATTATCAGAGGAAAAAGATATTTTAGA GGTGTATGATCGTGATGTTAACGTGCCTAAAATGAAAGATCag tttcaaaaaatttccGAAACGGTATCGagctgtaaaaaaaatcgCAAAGTCTACAAAGAATTTCAGAATAGATATACAAAAACAGCTGATTTTAAAGcgttgtatttaattttaaaaaatccaaaagtATCAACAAATAGATTAT GTAAACGTCCAATACAACTTGATGGACTAAGtctaaatttacaaaaattattttcaagtgaaaAGTTTGGAAGTAGAAAACGATTATCTATTGAAGCTATTGAACATATATTTTCGACTAGTGca AACATATTCATCAAGTATGATGTTAGTAAAAGTGGTTTTGTTCCATACACACGAATGAAGCGTATGCTCGATGAATTTGGATATGAACTGCCATATACTATCATTGAAATTTTGGTTGATACATATAGAGATGAGTCTcgtatttattatgataaatttattcagtGTTTTGTTCACATGAGTCTTATATTTG GTAAAATCGAAAAGAAATTATCTGAAAATAATGGACAAGAATTCAATGTTTGTTTTGATGATCTTCTTCATAAATTTTGGTTGAAAATGGAATCACGAAAATTGTATACAACATTAAGTTTAGAAGAGGCGATTGCTTCATTAAGTGATGATATTCAGAAACAGACATTTCAAGCAAAGTCAACATATTATcgttctaatatttttatgtactga
- the LOC122847525 gene encoding SCF E3 ubiquitin ligase complex F-box protein grrA-like, producing MEEVCTKWKEACELVWYDIKKYKCESSIGRSYDNRLLTQSYLEKILLRCGKYLKELSLSDVCDFSIMPFVGDHCKNLTSLELSSIDDELLSSPCVLDKLSTLQCLEHLYLCYVVNLKDSTITAIANNCKNLKSLDVRGCTGLTETALVAFTNLENLEKLDNLKSLDIGKCRAITKTGLDALTKLENLQRLDVSYLNTITDSFLIKLKGLKTLNCNVSKEFTDAGIIQFIKNNPDLEKICVRGIDNITTDMVIAADQATKNRTNGIVLHIICGPLLIEYSKSLITSQWLVVE from the exons ATGGAAGAAg tttgtaccaaatggaaagaAGCATGCGAACTTGtttggtatgacattaaaaaatacaaatgtgaatcatcaattggacgttcTTATGATAATcgtttgttgacacaatcatacctcgagaaaatattattaagatgtggtAAATATCTAAAAGAATTGTCTCTCTCAGATGTTTGTGATTTTAGTATTATGCCATTTGTTGGtgatcactgtaaaaatttaacaagtcttgaat TATCATCTATTGATGATGAGCTACTTTCTTCTCCATGTGTTCTTGATAAGTTATCAACATTGCAATGTCTTGAACATCTATACTTGTGTTATGTAGTAAATCTTAAAGATAGTACAATTACtgctattgctaataattgtaaaaacctaaaaagttTAGATGTTCGAGGTTGCACAGGTCTTACTGAGACAGCTCTCGTTGCTTTTACAAACttggaaaatttagaaaaactaGAT AACCTAAAAAGTTTAGATATTGGAAAATGCAGAGCTATTACTAAAACAGGTCTCGATGCTTTaacaaaattggaaaatttacaaagaCTAGATGTAAGCTATCTTAATACTATTACAGACAGCTTTCTTATTAAACTAAAAGGATTAAAAACATTGAATTGTAATGTTAGCAAGGAATTCACTGAtgctggtattattcaatttataaaaaacaatccaGATCTTGAAAAGATTTGTGTTAGGGGTATAGATAATATTACAACTGATATGGTTATTGCtgctgatcaggcaactaaaaatcgtacaaatggtattGTTTTACACATCATATGTGGTCCGTTATTAATAGAATATTCCAAGTCATTAATAACATCTCAATGGTTGGTTGTTGAATAG
- the LOC122847696 gene encoding putative adenylate cyclase regulatory protein → MPDLASTIVEYCKNLKHLRIHNPDDLMNETALKKLTELEKLESLILLPRIKLNTESIIAISNNCKKLKRLEIPSCVILPSVNDDFEDSTITAIANNCKNLKSLDIQGSTGLTETALVALSNLENSQKLDVSYLDKITDSSLIKLKRLKELHCAMTFSNSIWYYSIEKISVWYMNNITIDMVIGADQTTKNRTNVLSFNNNSFDYLSVLDELSKLQCLERLNLCFAQDLKDSTITAIANNCKNLKSLDIQGSTGLTETALVALSNLENLQKLDVSYLDIITDSFLIKLKGLKELYCNKCTNLTDVGIIQFIKNNPDLELLSVYCINNITFDMIIAADQATKNLCAKWKEACQLAWYDIKKYKCKSSIGRCYDNCLLTQSYLEKILLRCVSSIDGEPLSSPSVLDELSKLQYLEHLNLRNSENLKDSTITAIANNCKNLKSLEIELCAGITETALVGLTNLKNLQKLNVNRLDIITDSFLIKLKGLKELHCDKCKQLTNAGIIQFIKNNPDLEFLDVCSTDNITINMTVQRFRNLKKLTLVGLCLDKINLQEIADITTLVYLHIGLYKDIHQNLSLFNKLVNLEYIDLTMRLKYNLYELSTKELETIFCTCKNLKHLDIPARPYDVARVPPEKWINFQNLEYLGIYCRLMPDLANTILTELENLECLILFGLFDIMELDNESIIAISNNCKKLKRLEILGCAIVPSIDGEPLSSLSVLDELSKLQYLEHLNLSYVRNLKDSTITAIANNCKNLKSLSIQICRDLTETALVALLNLENLQKLDVSSLDIITDSFLIKLKGLKELHCNGCKKLTNAGIIQFIKNNPDLEILVAYRIDNITIDMIIAADQATKNRTNGIILHIMMDNIIGQLFLPHLCLFHIPT, encoded by the exons ATGCCTGACTTGGCAAGtacaattgttgaatattgcaagaatttaaaacaCTTGAGGATACATAATCCTGATGACTTAATGAATGAAACTGCTCTAAAAAAGCTAACAGAGCTGGAAAAACTTGAAAGTTTAATATTGCTTCCTCGCATTAAGCTCAATACAGAatcaataattgcaatttcaaacaattgtaaaaaacttaaacgtttagaaATTCCTAGTTGTGTTATATTACCATCTGTTAATG ATGATTTTGAAGATAGTACAATTACtgctattgctaataattgtaaaaacctaaaaagttTAGATATCCAAGGTAGCACTGGTCTTACTGAGACAGCTCTCGTTGCTTTATCAAACTTGGAAAATTCACAAAAACTAGACGTAAgttatcttgataaaattacaGACAGCTCCCTCATCAAATTGAAAAGATTAAAAGAATTGCATTGTGCAATGACTTTTTCTAATTCAATatggtattattcaattgaaaagaTTAGTGTCTggtatatgaataatattacaattgataTGGTTATTGGTGCTGATCAgacaactaaaaatcgtacaaatg TACTATCTTTCAATAATAActcatttgattatttatctgttcttgatgagttatcaaaattgcAATGTCTTGAACGTCTGAACTTGTGTTTTGCACAAGATCTTAAAGACAGTACTATTACtgctattgctaataattgtaaaaacctaaaaagttTAGATATCCAAGGTAGCACTGGTCTTACTGAGACAGCTCTCGTTGCTTTATCAAActtggaaaatttacaaaaactagACGTAAGTTATCTTGATATAATTACAGACAGCTTCCTTATCAAATTGAAAGGATTAAAAGAATTGTATTGTAATAAATGCACGAACCTTACTGATGttggtattattcaatttataaaaaataatccagatcttgAACTTCTTAGTGTCTATTGTATTAACAATATAACATTTGACATGATTATTGCtgctgatcaggcaactaaaaatc TTTGTGCCAAATGGAAAGAAGCATGTCAACTtgcttggtatgacattaaaaaatacaaatgtaaatcatcaattggcCGTTGTTATGATAACTGTTTGCTAACACAATCATACcttgagaaaatattattaagatgtg TATCATCTATTGATGGTGAGCCACTTTCTTCTCCATCTGTTCttgatgagttatcaaaattacaatatcttgaacatctaAACTTGCGTAATTCAGAAAATCTTAAAGATAGTACAATTACtgctattgctaataattgtaaaaacctcAAAAGTTTAGAAATCGAATTGTGCGCAGGTATTACTGAAACAGCTCTCGTTGGCTTaacaaacttaaaaaatttacaaaaacttaATGTCAATCGTCTTGATATAATTACAGACAGCTTCCTTATCAAATTGAAAGGATTAAAAGAATTGCATTGTGATAAATGCAAGCAACTTACTAAtgctggtattattcaatttataaaaaataatccagatcttgAATTTCTTGATGTCTGCTCTACtgataatattacaataaatatg acTGTTCAAAGATTCAgaaatcttaaaaaattaacattagtTGGCCTCTGTTTAGACAAAATAAACCTTCAAGAAATAGCAGACATAACAACACTTGTTTATCTTCACATTGGACTATATAAAGATATACATCAAAACCTTTCTCTATTTAATAAACTCGTTAATTTGGAGTATATCGACTTAACGATGAGACTTAAGTATAATTTGTATGAGCTCTCTACAAAAGAACTTGagactattttttgtacatgcaaaaatcttaaacatcttgatattccaGCTCGTCCTTATGATGTAGCTCGTGTTCCTCCTGAAAAATGGATAAACTTTCAAAACTTGGAATATCTTGGTATTTATTGTCGATTAATGCCTGACTtagcaaatacaatt TTGACAGAGttggaaaatcttgaatgCTTAATATTGTTTGGTCTGTTTGATATAATGGAACTCGATAACGAATCAATAAtcgcaatttcaaacaattgtaaaaaacttaaacgtttagaaATTCTTGGTTGTGCTATAGTACCATCTATTGATGGTGAGCCACTTTCTTCTCTATCTGTTCttgatgagttatcaaaattgcaatatcttgaacatctaAATTTGAGTTATGTGAGAAATCTTAAAGATAGTACAATTACtgctattgctaataattgtaaaaacctaaaaagttTAAGTATCCAAATTTGCAGGGATCTTACTGAGACAGCTCTCGTTGCTTTATTAAActtggaaaatttacaaaaactagACGTAAGTTCTCTTGATATAATTACAGACAGCTTCCTTATCAAATTGAAAGGATTGAAAGAATTGCATTGTAATGGATGCAAGAAACTTACTAAtgctggtattattcaatttataaaaaataatccagatcttgAAATTCTTGTTGCCTATCGTATTGACAATATAACGATTGACATGATAATTGCtgctgatcaggcaactaaaaatcgtacaaatggtatcatTTTACACATAATGATGGATAATAT aatcggacaattatttttacctcacTTGTGCCTCTTCCACATCCctacataa